In Sphingomonas sp. KC8, the sequence ATCGCGTTCCGCGCCGGCTTTCGCGATACCAACAGCTTCCGCATCGCGTTCAAACGCTGGACGGGCACCACCCCGTCTGCCTTCCGCAGCGGGGGCTAGGCATCCCGGCCCGTTGCGGCCCGCATGATCCGCGCGCCGCGACGGGCGACGCGCGGATCGCAGCCGCTTCACTTGCCGTTGGCGTCGGGCAGGCTGTACGCCACGACATAATCACCGATCGTGGTGTTCATGAACTGGTGGCCGCCCGATGCGATGACGACGAACTGCTTGCCGCTGCGGGCGGAAACATAGCTCATCGGCAGCGCCTGCCCCCCTGCGGGAAGCCGCCCCTTCCACAATTCCTTGCCGCTCTTCAGGTCGAATGCGCGCAGATAATTGTCCATGGCCGCGCCGATGAAGATCAGCCCGCCAGCCGTGGTGATCGCGCCGCCCTGGTTGAACACGCCGGGCACCGCGATGCCCAGCGGCGCATGATCGGAGGTCGTGCCCAGCGGGCGCTGCCACAGCATCGTCTTCGTCTTCAGGTCGACCGCCGCAATCTGGCCCCATGGCGGCGCGTTGCACGGCAGGCCTACCGGCGACAGGAACGGCCGCGCGGTCTTCACCGCATATGGCGCGCCCGTCATCGGCGAGATCGCATTCTGCCCTTCGACGACGATATTATCCCCGGCCGGTGCATCCTTGCGCGGGATCAGTTTCAGCAGCAGCGGCATATAGGATGTCGGCACCACCATGATCTGGCGTTGCTGGTCCACCGCAACGCTGCCCCAGTTCATGATGCCGTTATTGCCGGGGAAGATCAGGGCCTGATCCTCGGATGGCGGCGTGAACTTGCCCCGATAGTCCATCTGGCGAAACTGGATGCGGCACCACAGCTGATCGAGCGGCGTCGCCCCCCACATGTCCGCCTCGCGCAGCGCCTGCGGGGCAAAGTTCGGCATCCCCACCGACGTCGGCTGCGTCGGCGAATAACGTTCGCCGGGCACGTTGCCTTGCGGCACGGGCCGCTCCTCGACCGGGCTGAGCGGGCGACCCGTGCGGCGATCGAGCAAAAAGACTTCGCCCTGCTTGGTCGCTTGGATCAGCGCCGGCACCGATTGGCCATTGACGGCCAAGTCGAACAGCACCGGCTGCGACGCGACATCATAATCCCACAGATCATGATGCACCGTCTGGAACGCCCAGCGCAGCTTGCCGGTCGCGGCATCGAGCGCCACGACCGAACTGCCATAGCGTTCGATGTCGGCGCTGCGCTGCCCGCCGAAATGATCGGGCGTCGGATTGCCGGTGGGCACATAGACAAGGCCCAGCTTCGGATCGGCGCTGAACAGGCTCCACGCATTGGGCGAACCGCGGGTATAGCTTTCCCCCGGCTTCAGCGGCGCATTGCCATCCGCCCGGCCCGAATCCCACGCCCATAATTGCTTGCCGCTGATCGCGTCGAACGCGCGGATCACGCCCGCAGGCTCGTCCACCGCCATATTATCGAGGATGAAGCCGCCGATGATGGCGGCATTGCCCACGATCG encodes:
- a CDS encoding membrane-bound PQQ-dependent dehydrogenase, glucose/quinate/shikimate family, yielding MGELRDGKRLSGGASAGLWLLGGLLMLVGLWLAIGGGWLLRLGGSPYYLIAGGLCLASGVLIARARKLGFWLYMVLVAGTLIWALAEVGLHFWLLLPRVGGPLVVALYMAMPWVTRPLGITSAKAPGGAGVRGGVAAMGAVALVAALALAYRGTNALADAGMVRPAAGTDWPVYAGSPGGTRFADASQITPGNVGNLKVAWTYRTGDLPANYPNSRSAQMFEATPLKVGDTLFLCTPRNIVIALDAETGREKWRHDPKADTTGIPMLICRGVAYHEAPVASVSDCPRRILVATVDARMIALDAATGKLCQSFGRNGEISLRDGMGAVKPGFHYVTSPATIVGNAAIIGGFILDNMAVDEPAGVIRAFDAISGKQLWAWDSGRADGNAPLKPGESYTRGSPNAWSLFSADPKLGLVYVPTGNPTPDHFGGQRSADIERYGSSVVALDAATGKLRWAFQTVHHDLWDYDVASQPVLFDLAVNGQSVPALIQATKQGEVFLLDRRTGRPLSPVEERPVPQGNVPGERYSPTQPTSVGMPNFAPQALREADMWGATPLDQLWCRIQFRQMDYRGKFTPPSEDQALIFPGNNGIMNWGSVAVDQQRQIMVVPTSYMPLLLKLIPRKDAPAGDNIVVEGQNAISPMTGAPYAVKTARPFLSPVGLPCNAPPWGQIAAVDLKTKTMLWQRPLGTTSDHAPLGIAVPGVFNQGGAITTAGGLIFIGAAMDNYLRAFDLKSGKELWKGRLPAGGQALPMSYVSARSGKQFVVIASGGHQFMNTTIGDYVVAYSLPDANGK